The Sesamum indicum cultivar Zhongzhi No. 13 unplaced genomic scaffold, S_indicum_v1.0 scaffold00120, whole genome shotgun sequence DNA window AATAATTCGGTGGGTGTCAACTTGAAAAACTCATTATGCtcttaatttcataattacgGGATAATTACCGCTCCcttcttctaaaatttaatataattaaatataatttttttatttaatttaaaaaatttacatctaacactttgaaaattttattccatctaataaataaattattttattagtcactgaatttactaatattaaaaaaaataaatgaaaatatattcaccctcaattgacttattattgacttattgcaggtctaataattttgttcatactaaactacctttataacaATGAAGATATAACTTTTCACATGTATTAACACATGAAGGcgtttgtttatttgtttaagaattatttcttttatccattctccatttttttaataaaaatgaacaaaattaaaataataatttccatGTCAAATGTTGTCTTACATTTTGTgttcaaaagtataattatttgtggATTGAAACTTTGTCTACCCACTTAAAATATCAGgcccaacacacacacacactactcaccactcattttccttttcttgtatCTCTACAATCCaataattctattattttatttatgatcaaattaaatttaaaaatattaattttcttgaataattattattttccatATTACCTCCTCTTACGTactatatgttttttctttaaatattatctttGCTCAAATGAAAAGTCGTCCcaagaaaatttactattacttatattttaattaccatACACTAaagttagtaataattattatcagatcaaattgatacaaaagtctaatttattgagataattacactcccctatccgtgtaattatatttagacccCTTATAGTTTGAGATATTACATCTAATACCTTTGATGTTTgtttcgtttaacaaataagtctctttattaattaaaatttatcaaaattgctgatatttaacaaaaaaataataatctataTTTGCTCtcgatttatttattgcatgtcaaataaatttttttatgatcaaattatcctcatacattttcatgcattaatacatgtgatgaggtatatctactgttataagagtagtttaatccgaaaaaaattacatcacctgtaataagtcaattgagtgTAAcgttaattttgactaatgaaagaatttattagatgaaagcaaactttaaaaatatttaatataatttttttaaactataaaaatttaagtataataatattaaatcttgaagaagaaaagtataattatggATAACTTACtccattattaaaattgagtgAGGGATATTTGTGTTTGGGGGGAAATTGAAATGGAGGAATCATAAAGCGACAGCAGGTAACAGGGAGGGTGAGTTTGTAGGGTAGCCCCTCAGACAATACAATGGCCCACGTGCTGCCCATCCGCGCGTGTTCCTTATGTGTCtgtcacacacacacacatcacaTACAGTTATCTTTGTCCAATTGCCCTCacctctccctctctctctctctcattgcACAATCACATAATTTGCTCCTCAcataatttaagaataatcgtatttacactttttaatttataatctatttaaattattatgcatatatttattaaaatattattattatttacataaattattttttaaaaaaaattacataccaATCCCCTAAAGACGTTAGcatctttatacaaactaccatattttttactgttagggacaatttttataattatgtaaaaaataaagatactttatataaataaactatagaTTAGagtatgaatataattatctcaataatttaaattgctttataGACTCACTCCTATACtttcatatgttttatttttgaaaaaagatatGATATTTTCCGCAACCATGATATGACAATGTCAACCACTATGTTAGATTATGAAAGTCTCGTATTATATTcgttacaatattaatatttatggttaaaaattatgataaataattattattaattataattaaataaaattaatataaaagaaaatagtctttctattatgaaaaaattatttgacacaTTCAAGAttcatagtaaaaatatttatcataccAAATGTTTTGGCCACCTTAACAAAAGTTACGACCAACAACGATTGTGTGGCCGTGGTCAGTAATTATTTGctattagtatttattattaaccatgataatAAACTATggttaaatgttatttttcttgtagtgtatGTGATCTTTCTTCCATCTCCCTTCTAGGAATAGCACGGGTTTGGGATGGATTTGTCAAAATCTAGGAACTATTCTGCcaagaaaaatttgaatccAGACCTCGGACATAGTGGATccgattaatatttttaaaatattagaaaatatatttcataaaaaataatactatcaTAACTCTACAAATAtgaaacaataatattattgaaatggaaatatatttttttatcaatgcATATGTGCATGggcattaaaatattaaaaaattagaatatgtGTTACTTATATGAATactaaagtatttataaactattttatgttattattttaatttataaaaatattaaatttatgtattatgtaagtaaattatacatatttttgtatatatagaaatatattttatataaacatacataaattatacaaaaaaattaaatggggcGGGTTAGAGCCATATCCAGTTCCAAACCACTAAAATCGAAAACCTGTATATTGACACgtgcaatatattttttcatcaattttatattttttataaaataatattgattgatggataaaattaaatattgccATGTATGAAAATTGAAGTATTCAAGGCaatttaaatcttttcttGCCAACAAAGGAagcaaatatcaataatttggtAACTTTGTATCACATTTTGTGattaaagaaacaaatcaTAAATGATCAATCATATCACGCCACGACATCAAGTAAATATGGTAAAGTCTTACATTCTACAACTATAAATAGGGGTATTTTATCAACAATTGGGCACACAATTCAAGGCACAAGACAAGACACAAGTGAAGATGAGTCAAGAGATTATTCAAGACAGAACTGAAAAGACAATCGAAGAAAGATTCAAAAGAACGctaaaaaagtttcaaaatccTCTCAAGCGCAAATTAAGGAAGATCCACAACgttcaaagaaaaaatcaaggcGTTCGTGGTAGACACCATCCAAAGTCAACATTTGATTTGTGAAGAAGTCAAACGATCAGCGAATTAACGTTGTAAAGACACAAGTCCATCTTGGTGAAAGATCAAAGTGTAAAATCCATGAAGAGATATTCAAGTTCAAGTCAAGTTCTCCAAttctatagtaattaattgagaaataaGCCAAAAGACCATCCAATTAACGTTATTAGATACGCAAGTCAACATCGGAGGAGATCAAAGCATGAAGCTCCACCTCCAAAGTCGTCAAAAATCAAAGATCGCATTCATGAAGTAAAGAATCAGATGTTTTAAGTAGAAATTTTGTACAcacaaaaagtataattatatttaaaaattatttataatattttttttgtttcaataaattcaaaaacacGAAATTTGTGTAACACAAATTTCTGTCACACCAGTGAGACAATTTCTACCTCTCATCTCTTCATTTGGACTTGATAAATAGTTTATACTCATATGAAGgagttttaaatttgaatttgtggaTAGTTTATACTTATATCAGGGAGTCTTCATTTGAACTTGATAGATAGTCTATGCTCATATCGTGGAGTTTTCAACTCTTTatctgaatttgaatttgatagaTAGTTTATACTCGTATCAAGAAGTCTTTActtacatttaaatttgatagatAATTTATAGTCGTATCAAGAAGTCTTTTCttgcatttgaatttgatagaTAGATTATAATCGTATCAAGGAGTGCTTGACGAAAATTCAGTTTAAGAATTTAGATAGTTTAACCTCATATCTAGGAGCATTATTAAAAGTTTAGACTCTTGTCGAGGAGCAATGATTGACAAATTCAGACTCTTATCAAGAACCACTAAATCCAAATCTATCCTGAGACCCATATAAGATTGTAAAACCCGCCCTAATCGGGGCAGGTTCGGGTTGACCATTCCTACTTCCTTTATTGAAATgtctttcttgttcttcaaTAGAATTATTCTGATGAAATCTTGACATTTGAGTTTCGAACACttcttatataattaactaaatttggCCTTTTAATTTGGATTATCCTCTCCCAGAATTTTGATTGGGGTTTGAGTTGCGTAATGTTTAGGATTCGTTTGGTTcgtgtaaaaaaagaaaaagaaaatatataagaatgcatagttaaataatttgacaaaaaagaCATGCAAAGACAcctttacttttatttatagtgaaattacaacgagcttatataaaatttggcataattacaaattataatttataatttacaagagtattttggttaattcacagaaagaataaataaaaatctaatggAGACTAGCGGATTGCGCAAATTGTTGGACAATCGTGAAAATTAGGAGTATACtgataatttctcaaattaataacaaatagatatttgtaattatgtcaaatttcaagagaacCCATCGTAATGCAtccttatttttatctatggcactacttataaataagaaaattataatatgataaaattacaaatattttctaccaTTAATTCTTTCTATTATactaataattgaaaaaaacaaaaatattcatttacaagttttgagaaaaaagaataatttaaattgaagcCATGCTCTTCCCTtcactttcatttttccttttatggaACCAAACCAAACGTCCTTAAGGTAAAATATTAGGAGCACTTTGGTGGAATGGATGGTGTTGCTGaagcaagaaaagaataaacGTCCACGTGCACGTGAGCAtgcgcacgcacacacacacacacacacataaataaataagtaaatattttaggaCCACTTATGTACATTACAATCTTAAAATAAGTAaagtgtgaaataaaataatgacaacaatgtatatatatatttcctaaGAAAAGCGTATGTGGCATCTTTGCTATGATGGTTGTTTGCCAAACTAGGCTACATGTATGGTATGTGTTTTCAGGATGAGTTTGAAGGAATTTGGTTTGTGTACAATCTTGAATACCGTGAGAAGTAGGTGATAAatgattttagaattaattgtGAGTGAAGATGGATTGTTGGGAAGGTTTTAGAATTATTGGATAATGATAGAGCTGCTACACACAAATTCAGACATCAAAGTTGGGAAACATGATGAGTATGCCCTACAACTCCCACACACATTTTTATGTCTCATCACTTGTATGCATATATCAAAATCTAGTGGGTTCTGTTCCAGAGTAAGAGAGCATAACAAACTCAAACTATATATGTACAACAATGTTACAAGACAACCTTTTACATCTATGGTAACAAGACTTTTGTTTTGAGGGACTACTAGGATAAATACGACAGCTTTTCATGTACTAGTTCCAAGGTTTTCAAAATGGTAACGTCCTTGAGTGGGAAAATTTGAATCATCAGCATAGAATGCTGATACTTGTTTCATCACAAGTGTTTGCTCAGCTCATTGCCTTCCTTTATGCTCATTTCCACTCCTTCCACCGAGGTGAAACAGTCATCATCCATGGTGATCGAGGAGGCCGAGTCGAGCCCGGATCCGGCCTGAATCTCTTTGAACATTGCCATTACTTGAATCATCTTGGGACGCTTCCAAGGCCGGTCGTCTAAGCAGGCGCACGCAACTTTCAAGTGTTGTAAAAGCTCTATCTCCAAGCTCGGATCTTCTTTCATTAGCTCTGGATCGAATACGTCACTTACTCTCATCTTCGCGTGCATTTTCACCCACCCCACAAGGTTGTTGTCACCAAAATCAGCTGAATCCGTTGGCTGCCTCCCTGTGAGCAGCTCGAGCAAGACTACCCCATAGCTATAGACATCGCCTTTCGTGGAACATCTAAAGCTCTGGTAGTATTCAGGCGGGACATATCCAGGAGTTCCTGCCAATGTGCTGACACTTAGATGAGTATCCATTGCGCTCATTAGCCTTGCCATTCCAAAATCGGAAACTCTAGCCTCCAAGTTCTCATCAAGCAAGACGTTGCTTGATTTCATGTCCCTGTGGATGATATGTGGAATGCAATTATGATGTAGAAAAGCCAATCCTCTAGCTGCTCCAATGGCGATTTTCCTCCTGGCGTTCCAATTTAGCTTGATCCCGGTTTTCTTCCTGTCGTGGAGAACATCTTCTAGACTTCCATACTTCATGTACTCGTAGACCAAGAGTCGTTCTTCGCCCACCTTGCAATAGCCCAACAACGGAACTAAGTTCCGATGCTTAATCTTCCCTATAGTCTCCATTTCAGCTGTGAATTCTCGGTCTCCCTGGCCACTGATGTGTATTAGTTTCTTGATTGCCACGACGCTTCCATCCTTCAACTGTGCTTTGTACACGTCCCCAAAGCCACCGGATCCTATAAGGCTATCATTATGGAACCCGTTCGTGGCTTCAAGAAGATCGGCAAATGTGAGCTTCCTGAGGggtttttcaaaagttgcaagGTTAATGCTTAACGCATCACGAGCGCTAAGTTTCCATACGCTGTGGGCCGTCGCCGAGTTGGAGTGGTTCTCCATGTAGGCCTCGAGAGCagcttctttcttcttcctcctcttctttGTTTCCACAGCAACGATAATCAAACCGAAAATGCAGAACAGGGAAAACAGCAATCCCATCGCCACACTTCCAGCAAGGGACGCTTGTCTCCGGTTAGACCTCGGATGCTGGTTGCTTCCTGCATTTAATCCCGACCCACAAGGCGGAAGAGGGTATCCGCAGAGACCGGAATTATTCTGAAATCTATAATCAGGAAACGTGTCAAATGGTGCTGATTCAGGGATCATTCCTGAGAGattgttgtttgaaatatCAATATCCCCGAGCAACGTTAAGCTAGTCAACGACTGTGGAATCGTACCATTCAGCCTGTTGTAGGACAAGTCAAGAATCGCGACATTTTTCAAGCTCCCAAGTTCTTGTGGAATTGGACCGGAGAGATCGTTGTGCCCCAAATTGAGTATGGACAAGTAGTACATGGACCCAAGCTCCTTTGGAATACTACCATCCAACTTATTGTGAGAAAGGtcaagaaaaatcattgaCCCATTGTGATTGAACGTCGGTTGAATGGTCCCTCTGTAAACTCTGGTGAAGTTGCAAGGATGCCTATTCGAAATTCTGTCCAGCTGTTCCCGTCTAATGCCTCCAAACTCAAGCAAATTCCCAGCTCCATGGCACTGCTTGCTCCCGTCATTCTTGATATACACGTAACTCTTTCCTGTGAGCAATGCCACCGCAATATTGCCCGACTGCTTGAACAGGGCCGGCGGGATTGTTCCCGTAAAGAAATTACTATTGAGATCCAACCAAATCAAGCTCCGGCAATCCCCTAACTCTCCTGGAATACTGCCAGATAACGAGTTGTTCCCGAGCTTCAGAATTGCGAGATTAGCCAAATGGCCCAAAGAAGCCGGTATCTCCCCAATCAACTCGTTATTCGACAATGAAATCCAGTTCAGATTAGTGCAGTTGCTAAGACTAGCCGGTATTGACCCCGTTATGTCAttgaaatcaagaatcaagTTCTCCAAACTCTTCAAGTACATAAACTCCTGTGGGATTTCTCCATGGAGTTGATTCAACCACATGATCACATCCCTCAGCTTTGGCAAGCTTCCCAAGCTAGTCGGGATAGCCCCAGTCAAATAATTGAAACTGAGATCAAGTGATTCCAAATGTGAACAATTACTCAGACTTTCAGGTATTAGACCAGTGAAGATATTGTTCTGAAGGTACAACACCTTCAAGCTGTTCTTAGGGTCTTTACAAAGCCCAGAAGGAATTGAACCAGAAATATTGTTGGAACTCACATCTAAAGTCTCCAAATTTACCAACTTTGACAAAGAATCAGGCAAACCACCCAGAAAACCATTGAAAGACATCAACAAAGTCTTCAAATTGCTCAAATTCAAGAGTGTGTCAATAGGTAACTCACCGGAGAAACTATTGCCAGATACATCAAGAACCTCCAAAACAGTGCATGAAGCAAGTTCTTGAGGCAAATTGCCGGTCAAATTGTTGAAAGAAAGATCCAACTCCACAAGAGTTGTGCATAAATCTGATATATTTGCTGGGAAAATACTCTGGAAGTAATTTTCTTGGAGGTACAGAAACTGTATGCTCCCACTTGGCAGCTTTGGAACTGGGCCTGTGAGCTTGTTGCTGGTGAGGTTTAGGAAACTCAGCTTCAGACATGTGGAGAGTGAGTCCCCAACATCACCAAAGAATTTATTGGAAGATAAATCCAGGTATTGCAAATTGGAGCAGTCACCAAAAGTTGGAAATTTAGTAGAGAAATTGTTGAGGGAAAGATCCAAATACATCAAATTCTTCAAGTTCAACTCAGGCACGCTTCCTCCCACTTTATTACCTTTCAAGGACAACTGCTGCAGCTCAGAAAACTCATCACCGGACAAAAGCCAAGAAACCACGTTTTCACCTGAGATTTTATTGTAGGAAACATCAAGAACATGCAAGGACGACAGCCCAGAGCCCTTAGCGACTTCTTTGACAGAAGGGTCCATCAAATTCCTGGAAAGATTGAGAGAAACCAAAGCAGGACAAGCTCCAAGCGCTGAAATATCAGTTACGGGCCCTGAAATCGCATTTTCAGCTAGATCCAACGAATTCAAGAAACCGCTGCAGGAGAATCTGGGAGCAGAAGATATCGCACTGGAGATATTAGCGTTTTTCAGCACAAGGGATTCTAAGTTCTGGAGAGAAAGCAAAAAGCTGGCAACTTTGGAGAAGTCTGCGTCGAGGCGATAGTTGGAGAGGTCAATGGAGGAAACTCTGGAGTTGTTGTTGCAAGAAACGCCGTGGAAATTGCAGGGAGAAATGGTGGGCTGCCAGTTGGGGAGGTGGTCGGGGTAGGGGAGTGAGTTCTTGAAAGAAAGCAGCTGCTGAGCGTCTCCGAGTAGGCCATTGGCGGAGGAGGGGGGAGATGAAAGAGAAAGCAAGAAGATGAATATGAAGAAACGCAGAGGGTGAGAGGAGTAGTACAAGGGATGATGGAAGAGATTGTTATCGGCTTTCATCTTCAAAAAGACTGGACTTTTATGGGGTTTGGTCTCTCTCTAGGCATTCAGCTGCTCTCTTTTGCTGCTCCTTCcatttgagagagagagagagagagagatgcaATGTAGATACAAATGAAGAGGATTGGTGGTTTAGAGAGAGGGGGGTGGGGGCGAAAACTGAGGGAGTCAAAAGACAGTGTAAGGATGGTAAGAtgggtatatatattgaattatcagttgtttcttgtttcttgtgagagagagagagagagagagaggtggtGATCTGGTCACATGGCATGTGACACAATACTATTTCTATATGATGATGATCCAATTCAGTCACCCCTCtaactttctctctctatatgtATAGGTGGTGCTCATGGatgatctctctctctctctctatacatAATGGTTTGTTGTTGTTCTTCTTGATCTTCAGTCTCAATGTTATTACAACaatctctctcttctctctctaggTCGTCTCCTCCTCCACGTacgtgtgtatgtgtgtgatTAAGGATGTGATGGATCCATCACTGTCTGTTTTAATGGACCAGATTCCCATTCCCATTCTCATTCCCATTCCCACTTTTATTTCATCATCTTTCTTTCATTACCTTAATGTAGGGCAACTCAGATTATTGTTACCATTATTGcaatccctttttttttattttattgttttgatcaaataataaaattgagatttcaaaattttatatttcttttttctcaaaaaaaaaaatgatgtaattttatattgatttctttAGGTTTTGTGTTCTGACTATAACTGTATTAAGTGCAACATTTGAACTTATGATATTTGATTAAGCTAAATTAAATGGAGttgacaaataaatcaaatgatATGATACTCATCTTGTGATGGTTGAAGCTCAGTTccttaaatataacaaaataaagtgATGAgaattatattgatgataggattaattaaaaatttggtaGACCTAATTTTAGGGAGGAGAAGGCCAAAAAAAGCAGTGAGAGTGATGATGTACAGTTGGGGATGGGGCATATGTTGGTGCTTGGATGTTTCCATCTTAATTGCCTATTGacttattctatttttcattttctcaattcaattCTCCttcacatttatttcttttgtcctctcaaattctcaataataattatcacatTATAGTCATTTTCACAtgacatttttaatatttatctcaaaaatagttatatataatcttatttaaatgaatgtattaaataaatatttaaaactataTCCAAAtgatacttatttttaaatgtagtAAATGATGTTATGAACcataaatatcaagaaaatcagAGGTAGAgtaacttattaattttttgtgtctaaatatctaataaataataccTTAACAttctatttttagttatattaatgaaaatggcCTAAATAATTAATGCCTAAATGGTGACAAATTAAGAAGCTAATAACCTCTGCAAGTTAAATCATATAGTTCTATcatcaaaaattaaagtcacaatatatatttggaatcTCAAATTTATGGACATCATAGAAAACATAACTTACTTCCACCCTCCTCACTATTTTCACAAGTTTTTTagtagaataatattttttgtggatTTCGACACCCGTCATATATGAATCAAAGTAAAAAGCACAAGTAAGATTTCACAACATATTGGAATCAAGCATTCACCATATCTTTTATCTAGAAATAAAAGATCTAGCCTAGCATCTCATAGAAGGACACataaaatgagaagaaaatatatcatataaaaaaaaaaagaaacgcagagaaataaaagattcaaatatcaaagaccaaatatattcatatggTGAATTACATCACTTATTTATGCTAACTAGTTACCAATTCCTATTAGAACTAAAAAAGGGTAGAAttctaataaaactaaaagaccTAAGGAATTGAAACTATTATCCTAAAGAATTTCCTTCAGTAAGGAGAGTTTCCCATTAGCC harbors:
- the LOC105179029 gene encoding systemin receptor SR160-like produces the protein MKADNNLFHHPLYYSSHPLRFFIFIFLLSLSSPPSSANGLLGDAQQLLSFKNSLPYPDHLPNWQPTISPCNFHGVSCNNNSRVSSIDLSNYRLDADFSKVASFLLSLQNLESLVLKNANISSAISSAPRFSCSGFLNSLDLAENAISGPVTDISALGACPALVSLNLSRNLMDPSVKEVAKGSGLSSLHVLDVSYNKISGENVVSWLLSGDEFSELQQLSLKGNKVGGSVPELNLKNLMYLDLSLNNFSTKFPTFGDCSNLQYLDLSSNKFFGDVGDSLSTCLKLSFLNLTSNKLTGPVPKLPSGSIQFLYLQENYFQSIFPANISDLCTTLVELDLSFNNLTGNLPQELASCTVLEVLDVSGNSFSGELPIDTLLNLSNLKTLLMSFNGFLGGLPDSLSKLVNLETLDVSSNNISGSIPSGLCKDPKNSLKVLYLQNNIFTGLIPESLSNCSHLESLDLSFNYLTGAIPTSLGSLPKLRDVIMWLNQLHGEIPQEFMYLKSLENLILDFNDITGSIPASLSNCTNLNWISLSNNELIGEIPASLGHLANLAILKLGNNSLSGSIPGELGDCRSLIWLDLNSNFFTGTIPPALFKQSGNIAVALLTGKSYVYIKNDGSKQCHGAGNLLEFGGIRREQLDRISNRHPCNFTRVYRGTIQPTFNHNGSMIFLDLSHNKLDGSIPKELGSMYYLSILNLGHNDLSGPIPQELGSLKNVAILDLSYNRLNGTIPQSLTSLTLLGDIDISNNNLSGMIPESAPFDTFPDYRFQNNSGLCGYPLPPCGSGLNAGSNQHPRSNRRQASLAGSVAMGLLFSLFCIFGLIIVAVETKKRRKKKEAALEAYMENHSNSATAHSVWKLSARDALSINLATFEKPLRKLTFADLLEATNGFHNDSLIGSGGFGDVYKAQLKDGSVVAIKKLIHISGQGDREFTAEMETIGKIKHRNLVPLLGYCKVGEERLLVYEYMKYGSLEDVLHDRKKTGIKLNWNARRKIAIGAARGLAFLHHNCIPHIIHRDMKSSNVLLDENLEARVSDFGMARLMSAMDTHLSVSTLAGTPGYVPPEYYQSFRCSTKGDVYSYGVVLLELLTGRQPTDSADFGDNNLVGWVKMHAKMRVSDVFDPELMKEDPSLEIELLQHLKVACACLDDRPWKRPKMIQVMAMFKEIQAGSGLDSASSITMDDDCFTSVEGVEMSIKEGNELSKHL